A region of Drosophila mauritiana strain mau12 chromosome 3L, ASM438214v1, whole genome shotgun sequence DNA encodes the following proteins:
- the LOC117141043 gene encoding tyrosine--tRNA ligase, cytoplasmic — protein MVGISPAEKKALITRNLQETLGDDKLTKILSERDLKIYWGTATTGKPHVAYFVPMSKIADFLKAGCEVTILFADLHAYLDNMKAPWTLLELRTQYYEQVIKAMLSSIGVPLEKLKFVKGSDYQLSKEYTLDVYKLSSVVTQHDAKKAGAEVVKQVEYPLLSGLLYPGLQALDEEYLKVDAQFGGVDQRKIFTFSEKYLPQLGYEKRIHFMNPMVPGLAGGKMSSSEEDSKIDLLDSPANVKKKLKKAFCEPGNIADNGLLSFVKHVLFSLFKEGEGFEVNREAEHGGDVTFLKYEDLEKYYAEDKLHPGDLKATVEKYINRLLDPIRKAFEKPELQKLSAAAYPPPAKVKAGAAPAAGADEDAPHRLDIRVGKVVEVARHPDADTLYVLKIDLAEAQPRTIISGLVKFVTQEELDQRLVAVLCNLKPSKMRGILSEGMVLCTSNADHTVVEPIVLPATATLGSRLSFEGFSGTPDEQLNPKKKVWEKLSADFKTNSDGLAVWKDNFLLTPEGEKLSSKLANCSIK, from the exons ATGGTCGGAATATCGCCCGCAGAGAAGAAAGCGCTGATAACGCGCAATCTGCAGGAGACGCTCGGCGATGACAAGCTGACCAAGATCCTGTCGGAGCGAGATCTGAAGATCTACTGGGGAACGGCGACGACGGGCAAGCCACATGTCGCCTATTTCGTGCCCATGTCGAAGATTGCCGATTTCCTGAAGGCAGGATGCGAAGTGACCATCCTGTTCGCCGATCTCCACGCCTATCTGGACAACATGAAGGCACCCTGGACTTTGCTGGAGCTGCGCACCCAGTACTACGAGCAGGTCATCAAGGCCATGTTGAGCTCAATCGGCGTTCCGCTGGAGAAGCTGAAGTTCGTCAAGGGCAGCGACTATCAGCTGTCCAAGGAGTACACCCTGGATGTATACAAGCTCAGCTCTGTGGTCACGCAACACGATGCCAAGAAGGCGGGCGCAGAGGTGGTCAAACAGGTGGAGTACCCACTGCTCTCCGGGTTGCTCTATCCCGGTCTGCAGGCTCTGGACGAGGAGTACCTCAAGGTGGACGCACAGTTCGGTGGCGTGGACCAGCGCAAGATCTTTACCTTCTCGGAGAAGTACCTGCCGCAGTTGGGCTACGAAAAGCGCATTCACTTTATGAATCCCATGG TTCCCGGCTTGGCTGGTGGCAAGATGTCCTCTTCCGAGGAGGACTCAAAGATCGATCTTCTAGACTCGCCGGCCAACGTGAAGAAGAAGCTGAAGAAGGCTTTCTGTGAGCCTGGAAACATTGCCGACAACGGACTGCTGTCCTTCGTGAAGCACGTTCTGTTCTCGCTGTTCAAGGAGGGCGAAGGCTTCGAGGTTAACCGCGAAGCGGAGCATGGCGGCGATGTTACCTTCCTGAAATACGAGGATCTGGAGAAGTACTACGCTGAGGACAAACTGCACCCGGGTGACCTGAAGGCCACTGTGGAGAAGTACATCAACCGACTGCTAGATCCCATTCGGAAGGCCTTTGAAAAGCCAGAGCTGCA AAAACTGAGTGCTGCTGCTTATCCACCGCCTGCCAAGGTGAAGGCAGGAGCTGCTCCCGCTGCTGGAGCTGACGAAGATGCACCCCATCGCCTGGATATCCGTGTGGGCAAGGTGGTCGAGGTGGCCCGTCATCCAGATGCCGATACTCTATATGTGCTGAAGATAGACTTGGCTGAGGCGCAACCCAGAACGATTATTAGTGGCCTGGTGAAGTTCGTCACCCAGGAGGAGTTGGACCAGCGATTGGTGGCGGTTCTGTGCAACCTGAAACCCTCCAAGATGCGCGGCATCTTGTCCGAGGGCATGGTTCTGTGCACCTCCAA CGCCGACCATACGGTGGTGGAGCCTATTGTGCTGCCAGCCACTGCTACTCTTGGCAGTCGCCTCTCCTTCGAGGGATTCAGTGGGACGCCCGATGAGCAGCTTAATCCCAAGAAGAAGGTGTGGGAGAAACTCTCCGCCGACTTCAAGACGAACAGCGATGGACTGGCCGTGTGGAAGGACAACTTCCTGCTGACGCCCGAGGGCGAGAAGCTGTCCAGCAAGCTGGCCAACTGCTCCATTAAATAG
- the LOC117140491 gene encoding serine incorporator 1 isoform X4, whose protein sequence is MGAVLGLCSAAQCAMCCGGTAASMCCSACPSCTNASSSRFMYAFILLVGTVLGAIALSPGLQDTLKKMPFCINSTSSYSSGALSAVSGGSLQVDCEYALGYMAVYRVCFGMACFFALMSLIMLGVKSSRDPRSHIQNNFWPLKFLICFGAAIGAIFIPDGSFGPAMMWVGLIGGLAFILVQLVIIVDFAHSLAENWIESAENSRGYYYALAGVTLLCYILSLTGITLLYIYFTTSTGCGINKFFISINLIFCLAISVISILPAVQERLPHSGLLQSSLVTLYTVYLTWSAVANNPEKECNPGMFGMMEGFGNATTTAAPPTHTTRVTFDTTNIIGLVVWLLCILYNCISSAVEVSKISHDNSEKREALSDTEADASGKPSTDTETEGVTYSWSMFHLVFVCASLYVMMTLTNWYNNVLFPQTSLGNRAVQRQRGFHVGQDRLQLAGCLHLWLEPCSAHCSYQSRL, encoded by the exons ATGGGAGCTGTTTTGGGCCTCTGTTCGGCCGCTCAG TGCGCCATGTGCTGCGGAGGCACTGCAGCCAGCATGTGCTGCTCCGCCTGCCCGAGCTGCACCAACGCCTCCTCGTCGCGCTTCATGTACGCCTTCATCCTGCTGGTGGGCACTGTGCTGGGAGCGATTGCACTGTCCCCTGGACTGCAGGACACCCTGAAGAAGATGCCCTTCTGCATCAACTCCACCTCGTCGTATAGCTCGGGAGCACTTAGCGCTGTCTCGGGAGGATCTCTGCAAGTCGACTGCGAGTACGCACTGGGTTACATGGCAGTGTATAGGGTTTGCTTTGGTATGGCCTGCTTTTTCGCGCTGATGTCACTGATTATGCTGGGTGTGAAGAGCTCCAGGGACCCGCGTTCGCACATCCAGAACAACTTTTGGCCACTGAAATTTCTGATCTGCTTTGGCGCTGCGATTGGAGCCATCTTCATTCCGGATGGATCCTTTGGTCCGGCCATGATGTGGGTGGGTCTAATAGGTGGCTTGGCCTTCATACTCGTCCAGCTGGTCATCATTGTGGATTTCGCTCACTCGCTGGCTGAAAACTGGATAG AAAGCGCCGAAAACAGCCGTGGATATTACTATGCCCTCGCCGGGGTCACTCTTTTGTGCTATATCTTATCGCTGACTGGAATTACCTTGCTTTATATCTACTTCACCACC AGCACTGGCTGCGGCATCAACAAGTTCTTCATCTCCATCAATCTCATATTCTGTCTGGCGATCAGCGTCATTTCGATTCTGCCAGCTGTGCAGGAACGCTTGCCCCATTCTGGCCTATTGCAGAGCTCCCTGGTTACCTTGTACACGGTGTATCTAACCTGGTCCGCAGTGGCCAACAATCCTG AGAAAGAATGCAATCCTGGCATGTTTGGCATGATGGAGGGATTCGGCAATGCAACCACCACGGCCGCACCGCCCACCCACACCACCAGAGTCACCTTCGACACGACCAACATCATCGGACTGGTCGTCTGGCTGCTGTGCATCCTGTACAATTGCATCAGCTCGGCGGTGGAGGTTTCCAAGATCTCGCACGATAATAGCGAGAAGCGTG AAGCTCTATCAGACACAGAGGCGGATGCCAGCGGAAAGCCGAGCACCGACACCGAGACCGAAGGCGTCACCTACTCCTGGTCCATGTTCCACTTGGTCTTCGTCTGCGCCTCGCTCTATGTCATGATGACCCTGACCAACTGGTACA ACAATGTTTTATTCCCACAGACCTCACTCGGAAATCGAGCTGTTCAACGGCAACGAGGCTTCCATGTGGGTCAAGATCGTCTCCAGCTGGCTGGGTGTCTTCATCTATGGCTGGAGCCTTGCAGCGCCCATTGTTCTTACCAATCGCGACTTTAG
- the LOC117140489 gene encoding probable glutamate--tRNA ligase, mitochondrial: MLKIRPRLLIQQCLRHAHSQVRVRFAPSPTGYLHLGGLRTALYNFLYARHLGGKFLLRIEDTDQTRLVPGASERLVEDLLWAGIEIDEGPGFGGQLGPYVQSQRTEIYSKAIEELLHNGTAYRCFCTERRLDLLRKEALRTRQVPRYDNKCRHLTTTEVDSLLAKDTPHCIRFKLTDHEEPLDDLIYGKVHHNVSDTEGDPVVMKSDQFPTYHFANVVDDHLMGITHVLRGVEWQISTTKHLLLYKAFGWQPPKFGHLPLLVNADGTKLSKRQGDIGIQHFRERGYFPQALVNYVVSAGGGFEHRTNAKQQLLSMQALYEQFHIERVNSHPSRLNPELLDDLNRMEIAQRLSGNESRTKLVNEVQQLVKEAYPHHSNLDLAEDHILDVLNWSSKRLTLLQDLTSSKLSFLWVKPCDFQIKDLSAEQLAHLLQLINAIQDFHKDELNVKLKSFAQKENIKFPQMMKTLRAALSGLKEGPGVAEMMEILGKSVTLERLKEALPKESLHLEQHQ; this comes from the exons atgttaaagATACGTCCGCGATTGCTGATTCAACAGTGCCTGCGACATGCCCACAGCCAGGTGCGCGTCCGCTTTGCTCCAAGTCCCACGGGTTACCTGCATTTGGGCGGTCTGCGCACAGCCCTATACAATTTCCTATACGCCAGGCATTTGGGCGGAAAATTCCTGCTGCGGATCGAGGACACGGATCAAACTCGACTAGTGCCCGGTGCCAGTGAACGGCTGGTGGAGGATCTGCTCTGGGCAGGCATAGAAATTGACGAGGGACCCGGTTTTGGCGGTCAACTGGGACCCTATGTGCAGAGTCAGCGAACGGAAATTTACAG CAAAGCCATTGAGGAACTGCTCCATAATGGCACCGCATACAGGTGTTTCTGCACCGAACGCCGTCTGGATCTGTTGCGTAAGGAGGCGCTGAGAACTCGGCAGGTTCCACGCTATGATAACAAGTGCCGACATCTTACGACGACGGAAGTTGACTCCCTACTGGCCAAGGATACACCCCACTGCATACGATTCAAGCTGACGGATCACGAGGAACCACTGGATGATCTCATCTACGGCAAGGTGCATCACAATGTCAGCGACACCGAAGGCGATCCAGTGGTCATGAAGAGCGACCAATTTCCCACCTATCACTTTGCCAACGTGGTGGACGACCACTTGATGGGCATTACCCACGTCCTGAGGGGCGTGGAGTGGCAGATATCCACCACCAAGCATTTGCTGCTCTACAA AGCTTTTGGCTGGCAGCCCCCTAAATTTGGTCACCTGCCGCTTCTGGTGAATGCAGATGGCACTAAGCTAAGCAAACGTCAAGGAGACATTGGCATCCAACACTTTCGGGAACGCGGCTACTTTCCGCAGGCTTTAGTGAACTATGTGGTTTCTGCAGGCGGAGGATTCGAGCATCGTACCAATGCCAAGCAGCAGCTGCTCAGCATGCAGGCGCTCTATGAACAGTTTCACATAGAGCGGGTCAACTCCCATCCGAGTCGCCTTAATCCCGAACTGCTCGATGATCTCAATCGCATGGAGATTGCGCAGCGTTTGTCCGGCAATGAAAGTCGCACGAAATTGGTCAATGAAGTGCAACAGCTGGTGAAAGAAGCCTATCCGCACCA CTCCAACTTAGATCTAGCCGAGGACCACATATTGGATGTGCTGAATTGGTCATCAAAGCGCTTAACACTGCTGCAGGATTTGACCAGCAGCAAACTGAGTTTCCTGTGGGTAAAACCATGCGATTTTCAAATTAAGGACCTGAGCGCGGAGCAACTAGCTCACTTGCTGCAGTTAATCAACGCTATCCAGGACTTTCACAAGGATGAACTCAACGTTAAGCTAAAATCCTTTgctcaaaaagaaaacattaaaTTTCCACAAATGATGAAAACACTAAGGGCAGCTCTAAGTGGCCTAAAGGAAGGTCCTGGCGTAGCGGAAATGATGGAGATCCTAGGCAAATCCGTCACTCTCGAACGACTCAAAGAAGCTCTGCCCAAGGAAAGTCTGCATTTAGAACAACATCAGTGA
- the LOC117140491 gene encoding serine incorporator 1 isoform X2 — protein sequence MGAVLGLCSAAQCAMCCGGTAASMCCSACPSCTNASSSRFMYAFILLVGTVLGAIALSPGLQDTLKKMPFCINSTSSYSSGALSAVSGGSLQVDCEYALGYMAVYRVCFGMACFFALMSLIMLGVKSSRDPRSHIQNNFWPLKFLICFGAAIGAIFIPDGSFGPAMMWVGLIGGLAFILVQLVIIVDFAHSLAENWIESAENSRGYYYALAGVTLLCYILSLTGITLLYIYFTTSTGCGINKFFISINLIFCLAISVISILPAVQERLPHSGLLQSSLVTLYTVYLTWSAVANNPEKECNPGMFGMMEGFGNATTTAAPPTHTTRVTFDTTNIIGLVVWLLCILYNCISSAVEVSKISHDNSEKREALSDTEADASGKPSTDTETEGVTYSWSMFHLVFVCASLYVMMTLTNWYKPHSEIELFNGNEASMWVKIVSSWLGVFIYGWSLAAPIVLTNRDFS from the exons ATGGGAGCTGTTTTGGGCCTCTGTTCGGCCGCTCAG TGCGCCATGTGCTGCGGAGGCACTGCAGCCAGCATGTGCTGCTCCGCCTGCCCGAGCTGCACCAACGCCTCCTCGTCGCGCTTCATGTACGCCTTCATCCTGCTGGTGGGCACTGTGCTGGGAGCGATTGCACTGTCCCCTGGACTGCAGGACACCCTGAAGAAGATGCCCTTCTGCATCAACTCCACCTCGTCGTATAGCTCGGGAGCACTTAGCGCTGTCTCGGGAGGATCTCTGCAAGTCGACTGCGAGTACGCACTGGGTTACATGGCAGTGTATAGGGTTTGCTTTGGTATGGCCTGCTTTTTCGCGCTGATGTCACTGATTATGCTGGGTGTGAAGAGCTCCAGGGACCCGCGTTCGCACATCCAGAACAACTTTTGGCCACTGAAATTTCTGATCTGCTTTGGCGCTGCGATTGGAGCCATCTTCATTCCGGATGGATCCTTTGGTCCGGCCATGATGTGGGTGGGTCTAATAGGTGGCTTGGCCTTCATACTCGTCCAGCTGGTCATCATTGTGGATTTCGCTCACTCGCTGGCTGAAAACTGGATAG AAAGCGCCGAAAACAGCCGTGGATATTACTATGCCCTCGCCGGGGTCACTCTTTTGTGCTATATCTTATCGCTGACTGGAATTACCTTGCTTTATATCTACTTCACCACC AGCACTGGCTGCGGCATCAACAAGTTCTTCATCTCCATCAATCTCATATTCTGTCTGGCGATCAGCGTCATTTCGATTCTGCCAGCTGTGCAGGAACGCTTGCCCCATTCTGGCCTATTGCAGAGCTCCCTGGTTACCTTGTACACGGTGTATCTAACCTGGTCCGCAGTGGCCAACAATCCTG AGAAAGAATGCAATCCTGGCATGTTTGGCATGATGGAGGGATTCGGCAATGCAACCACCACGGCCGCACCGCCCACCCACACCACCAGAGTCACCTTCGACACGACCAACATCATCGGACTGGTCGTCTGGCTGCTGTGCATCCTGTACAATTGCATCAGCTCGGCGGTGGAGGTTTCCAAGATCTCGCACGATAATAGCGAGAAGCGTG AAGCTCTATCAGACACAGAGGCGGATGCCAGCGGAAAGCCGAGCACCGACACCGAGACCGAAGGCGTCACCTACTCCTGGTCCATGTTCCACTTGGTCTTCGTCTGCGCCTCGCTCTATGTCATGATGACCCTGACCAACTGGTACAA ACCTCACTCGGAAATCGAGCTGTTCAACGGCAACGAGGCTTCCATGTGGGTCAAGATCGTCTCCAGCTGGCTGGGTGTCTTCATCTATGGCTGGAGCCTTGCAGCGCCCATTGTTCTTACCAATCGCGACTTTAGCTAA
- the LOC117140491 gene encoding serine incorporator 1 isoform X3 — protein MGAVLGLCSAAQCAMCCGGTAASMCCSACPSCTNASSSRFMYAFILLVGTVLGAIALSPGLQDTLKKMPFCINSTSSYSSGALSAVSGGSLQVDCEYALGYMAVYRVCFGMACFFALMSLIMLGVKSSRDPRSHIQNNFWPLKFLICFGAAIGAIFIPDGSFGPAMMWVGLIGGLAFILVQLVIIVDFAHSLAENWIESAENSRGYYYALAGVTLLCYILSLTGITLLYIYFTTSTGCGINKFFISINLIFCLAISVISILPAVQERLPHSGLLQSSLVTLYTVYLTWSAVANNPEKECNPGMFGMMEGFGNATTTAAPPTHTTRVTFDTTNIIGLVVWLLCILYNCISSAVEVSKISHDNSEKRDTEADASGKPSTDTETEGVTYSWSMFHLVFVCASLYVMMTLTNWYKPHSEIELFNGNEASMWVKIVSSWLGVFIYGWSLAAPIVLTNRDFS, from the exons ATGGGAGCTGTTTTGGGCCTCTGTTCGGCCGCTCAG TGCGCCATGTGCTGCGGAGGCACTGCAGCCAGCATGTGCTGCTCCGCCTGCCCGAGCTGCACCAACGCCTCCTCGTCGCGCTTCATGTACGCCTTCATCCTGCTGGTGGGCACTGTGCTGGGAGCGATTGCACTGTCCCCTGGACTGCAGGACACCCTGAAGAAGATGCCCTTCTGCATCAACTCCACCTCGTCGTATAGCTCGGGAGCACTTAGCGCTGTCTCGGGAGGATCTCTGCAAGTCGACTGCGAGTACGCACTGGGTTACATGGCAGTGTATAGGGTTTGCTTTGGTATGGCCTGCTTTTTCGCGCTGATGTCACTGATTATGCTGGGTGTGAAGAGCTCCAGGGACCCGCGTTCGCACATCCAGAACAACTTTTGGCCACTGAAATTTCTGATCTGCTTTGGCGCTGCGATTGGAGCCATCTTCATTCCGGATGGATCCTTTGGTCCGGCCATGATGTGGGTGGGTCTAATAGGTGGCTTGGCCTTCATACTCGTCCAGCTGGTCATCATTGTGGATTTCGCTCACTCGCTGGCTGAAAACTGGATAG AAAGCGCCGAAAACAGCCGTGGATATTACTATGCCCTCGCCGGGGTCACTCTTTTGTGCTATATCTTATCGCTGACTGGAATTACCTTGCTTTATATCTACTTCACCACC AGCACTGGCTGCGGCATCAACAAGTTCTTCATCTCCATCAATCTCATATTCTGTCTGGCGATCAGCGTCATTTCGATTCTGCCAGCTGTGCAGGAACGCTTGCCCCATTCTGGCCTATTGCAGAGCTCCCTGGTTACCTTGTACACGGTGTATCTAACCTGGTCCGCAGTGGCCAACAATCCTG AGAAAGAATGCAATCCTGGCATGTTTGGCATGATGGAGGGATTCGGCAATGCAACCACCACGGCCGCACCGCCCACCCACACCACCAGAGTCACCTTCGACACGACCAACATCATCGGACTGGTCGTCTGGCTGCTGTGCATCCTGTACAATTGCATCAGCTCGGCGGTGGAGGTTTCCAAGATCTCGCACGATAATAGCGAGAAGCGTG ACACAGAGGCGGATGCCAGCGGAAAGCCGAGCACCGACACCGAGACCGAAGGCGTCACCTACTCCTGGTCCATGTTCCACTTGGTCTTCGTCTGCGCCTCGCTCTATGTCATGATGACCCTGACCAACTGGTACAA ACCTCACTCGGAAATCGAGCTGTTCAACGGCAACGAGGCTTCCATGTGGGTCAAGATCGTCTCCAGCTGGCTGGGTGTCTTCATCTATGGCTGGAGCCTTGCAGCGCCCATTGTTCTTACCAATCGCGACTTTAGCTAA
- the LOC117140491 gene encoding serine incorporator 1 isoform X1, producing the protein MGAVLGLCSAAQCAMCCGGTAASMCCSACPSCTNASSSRFMYAFILLVGTVLGAIALSPGLQDTLKKMPFCINSTSSYSSGALSAVSGGSLQVDCEYALGYMAVYRVCFGMACFFALMSLIMLGVKSSRDPRSHIQNNFWPLKFLICFGAAIGAIFIPDGSFGPAMMWVGLIGGLAFILVQLVIIVDFAHSLAENWIESAENSRGYYYALAGVTLLCYILSLTGITLLYIYFTTSTGCGINKFFISINLIFCLAISVISILPAVQERLPHSGLLQSSLVTLYTVYLTWSAVANNPEKECNPGMFGMMEGFGNATTTAAPPTHTTRVTFDTTNIIGLVVWLLCILYNCISSAVEVSKISHDNSEKRVLTEALSDTEADASGKPSTDTETEGVTYSWSMFHLVFVCASLYVMMTLTNWYKPHSEIELFNGNEASMWVKIVSSWLGVFIYGWSLAAPIVLTNRDFS; encoded by the exons ATGGGAGCTGTTTTGGGCCTCTGTTCGGCCGCTCAG TGCGCCATGTGCTGCGGAGGCACTGCAGCCAGCATGTGCTGCTCCGCCTGCCCGAGCTGCACCAACGCCTCCTCGTCGCGCTTCATGTACGCCTTCATCCTGCTGGTGGGCACTGTGCTGGGAGCGATTGCACTGTCCCCTGGACTGCAGGACACCCTGAAGAAGATGCCCTTCTGCATCAACTCCACCTCGTCGTATAGCTCGGGAGCACTTAGCGCTGTCTCGGGAGGATCTCTGCAAGTCGACTGCGAGTACGCACTGGGTTACATGGCAGTGTATAGGGTTTGCTTTGGTATGGCCTGCTTTTTCGCGCTGATGTCACTGATTATGCTGGGTGTGAAGAGCTCCAGGGACCCGCGTTCGCACATCCAGAACAACTTTTGGCCACTGAAATTTCTGATCTGCTTTGGCGCTGCGATTGGAGCCATCTTCATTCCGGATGGATCCTTTGGTCCGGCCATGATGTGGGTGGGTCTAATAGGTGGCTTGGCCTTCATACTCGTCCAGCTGGTCATCATTGTGGATTTCGCTCACTCGCTGGCTGAAAACTGGATAG AAAGCGCCGAAAACAGCCGTGGATATTACTATGCCCTCGCCGGGGTCACTCTTTTGTGCTATATCTTATCGCTGACTGGAATTACCTTGCTTTATATCTACTTCACCACC AGCACTGGCTGCGGCATCAACAAGTTCTTCATCTCCATCAATCTCATATTCTGTCTGGCGATCAGCGTCATTTCGATTCTGCCAGCTGTGCAGGAACGCTTGCCCCATTCTGGCCTATTGCAGAGCTCCCTGGTTACCTTGTACACGGTGTATCTAACCTGGTCCGCAGTGGCCAACAATCCTG AGAAAGAATGCAATCCTGGCATGTTTGGCATGATGGAGGGATTCGGCAATGCAACCACCACGGCCGCACCGCCCACCCACACCACCAGAGTCACCTTCGACACGACCAACATCATCGGACTGGTCGTCTGGCTGCTGTGCATCCTGTACAATTGCATCAGCTCGGCGGTGGAGGTTTCCAAGATCTCGCACGATAATAGCGAGAAGCGTG TTTTAACAGAAGCTCTATCAGACACAGAGGCGGATGCCAGCGGAAAGCCGAGCACCGACACCGAGACCGAAGGCGTCACCTACTCCTGGTCCATGTTCCACTTGGTCTTCGTCTGCGCCTCGCTCTATGTCATGATGACCCTGACCAACTGGTACAA ACCTCACTCGGAAATCGAGCTGTTCAACGGCAACGAGGCTTCCATGTGGGTCAAGATCGTCTCCAGCTGGCTGGGTGTCTTCATCTATGGCTGGAGCCTTGCAGCGCCCATTGTTCTTACCAATCGCGACTTTAGCTAA